The Pimelobacter simplex genomic sequence GCGGCGAGGAAGGCGCCGTCGATGTCGGCGGTCAGGCCGCGCAGGTCGTACGTCGTCCCGGCGTCGTCGCGGACCGCCGGCTGCTCGGTACCGGGCGCGCCGTACCTGAAGAACTCCATGGGGGAACTGCTCCTTGTGGTGCTGGTGGTGGGTGGGCGGGGTCAGGCGATCCGCGCGGCGATGGCCGCGGCGGCGTCCTGGAGCGAGCGGATCGCCTGGGCGATGAGCTCGTCGGTCTTGCGGACGTCGGGGATGGAGACGCTGATCGCGGGCTGGTGCTCGGCGGTCCGCGCGAGCGGGACGGCGACGCAGAAGACACCGGGCGTGTACTCGGCGTGGTCCTCGGCATAGCCCTGCGCGCGGATCTCCTGGATCTCGGCGAGGAGCGCCTCGGGCCCGGGCAGCGTGGTGCTCGTGTAGCGGGTGAACGGCTCCTCGCCGACGCGGCTCAGCACCTCGTCGTCGTCGAGCGTGCTCAGCAGGGCCTTCCCTATCCCCGTCGCGTACGCCGGCAGCCGGGCGCCGACGTGCGAGGCCAGCCGCAGCTGGTGGTCGGGGTCGACCTTGGCGACGTAGACGTTGTCGGCACCGTCAAGCACCGCGAGCTGCACGGTCTCGTTGAGCTCGTCGCGGACCGCGGCCATGTAGGGCAGGGCGAGGTTCTCGATCGACGCGGCGCTGAGGTAGCTGCGCCCCGCCTGCCAGAGCCGGATGCCGATCCGGAACCGCTTGGTCGTCTGGTCGAGGTCGAGGAAGCCGCGCATCACCATCGTGTGCAGCAGCCCGTGGGTGCTGCTCTTGGGCAGCCCCATCTTCTGCTGCACCTCGACCAGGGTGAGCCCGTCGGGGTGCTCGGTGAGCAGCTCGAAGATGAGCAGCACCCGGTCGGCGGACTTGACCGGGGCGCTCATCGCGGCACCGGGGCGACGACGTGGTCGGGGAAGCGGGTGAGCTGTCCGGCGTCGTAGAGGGTCAGCGCGACGTCGGCCGTACGGCGCACCCGGTCGTGGGCGGCGAGCGCCTCGTAGATGTTCTCGCAGATGCCGATGGGGTGGTCCTCGCGGAGGTTGCGCTCGGTGAAGTAGGCGTCGGTCATGGTGACCACGCCGGCCGCGGTGTCGACCTCGACCGCCATCGACGCGCGATGGTGCGAGCCGGTCCACCAAGTGCGCAGCCCGGGGGCGATCTCGTCCTCGTCGTCGAGCAGCCGGACCCGGTCCCAGGCGGGGCCGGTGAGATGTGCGACGACGTCGGGCGTGAGCGAGGTGTCCCGGTTGTCGTGCGGGTGCCGGTGGCTGGTGTGGAAGTGCGTCCACCCGCGCCGGGTGATGCAGATCTGCGCGTTGTCGAACGCGAGCACGTTGGCGGTCGTGTAGAGCTGCAGCGGGGTCAGCAGCACGTGCGTGATGCTGTCGAGCGGGACGCCGAGCGCGTCGAGCTGCGCGGGCAGCCACTGCCCGGGCTCGCGGCGGAAGGCCGCCCGCTCGCCGAGGAAGGCCGCCCAGCCCTCGTTCATCGCGGTCAGGTCCTGCGCCGGACCCGTGCCGACCAGCGCCCGCACCCCATCGCCCTCGATGAGGAAGGCCTGGAACGCCAGCTCGTACCACTGGTCCCAGTCGGACATCCAGTAGACCTCGGGCCCGGGGACCTCACCGGTCCCCAGCGGCAGGATCCGCACTCCGAACGTCATCGCTCCTCCTTCTCCCGGCTTCTCCCCGACCACGTGGGTCAGGGCATCAACAGTGCTTTGGTCGTCTCGGTGACACCCGACATGAGACTCGTGAACACCTCGGCCCCCTCGGCGAGGGGGAACGTGGTGGCCCAGTCCAGCCGAACCCGGGGCGCCAGGTCGAGTGCTTCGTCGAAGTCGCGCGGGGTGTAACAGTAGGAGCCGACGACCCGCTTCTCGGCACGGACGATCTCCTGGCCGTCGAATCCGGCCGTCGCGCTGAGCAGTC encodes the following:
- a CDS encoding IclR family transcriptional regulator translates to MSAPVKSADRVLLIFELLTEHPDGLTLVEVQQKMGLPKSSTHGLLHTMVMRGFLDLDQTTKRFRIGIRLWQAGRSYLSAASIENLALPYMAAVRDELNETVQLAVLDGADNVYVAKVDPDHQLRLASHVGARLPAYATGIGKALLSTLDDDEVLSRVGEEPFTRYTSTTLPGPEALLAEIQEIRAQGYAEDHAEYTPGVFCVAVPLARTAEHQPAISVSIPDVRKTDELIAQAIRSLQDAAAAIAARIA